A window of Rhododendron vialii isolate Sample 1 chromosome 13a, ASM3025357v1 contains these coding sequences:
- the LOC131313962 gene encoding uncharacterized protein LOC131313962, which translates to MTAYNAFCVGISILEGLAQIRGDVASCTKASKEDILKCKKAIDDNAAKKKVAMEIREEVNIVGDESEGDEIENVAVGSKKRPYVLGPIDRYTDINPDSSDTSGFKKMRQPNINDSFWKEKSHKVSQYLARWVYEAGIPFHAIDNDSFKRFVEAVGLFGPGYQPPSQYQLREPLLKEEVERTKTLLKKQEEEWALTGCSIMTDAWTDRKRRSIMNLCVNYKQGTCFLSSKEDSEVSHTGVYIFDYVDKFIEDIGAQNVVQVVTDNASNNMAAADLLKIKRPNIFWTSCDTHTINLMLEGIGKQSKFKATIDKAKAFTIFVYAHHNTLAMMRKYTKKRDIVRPGVTRFATSFLTLQSLMKKKQELRAMFSSNAWGESKWAKSPKGKTAYATVMSQAFWNGVTLCLKVFGPLVIVLRLVDGDRKPSMGFVYGELTKAKEEIKAAYKQVETNYRPILDVIDGKAKGRLDSALHLTAYFLNPFYFFNNSTIQDDPIIMDGVLTCVEAFFPDDVNVQDEVINRELLKYKNKEGGFGRPLAAMGCATNNDSYDPGK; encoded by the coding sequence ATGACCGCCTACAATGCCTTTTGTGTGGGAATCAGTATACTGGAGGGGTTAGCTCAAATTAGGGGAGATGTTGCCTCATGCACTAAGGCAAGCAAGGAAGACATATTAAAGTGTAAGAAGGCAATTGATGATAATGCAGCTAAGAAGAAAGTAGCCATGGAAATTAGGGAGGAAGTGAATATAGTAGGTGATGAATCCGAAggtgatgagattgaaaatgTGGCAGTGGGATCAAAGAAGAGGCCCTATGTTCTTGGTCCCATAGATAGATATACAGATATCAATCCCGATTCTTCTGACACGAGTGGATTTAAGAAGATGAGACAACCAAACATAAATGATAGCTTTTGGAAGGAGAAGAGTCATAAAGTGAGTCAATACTTGGCTCGATGGGTGTACGAAGCCGGCATTCCATTTCATGCCATAGACAATGATAGCTTCAAACGTTTTGTTGAAGCTGTTGGTCTATTTGGCCCGGGATACCAACCTCCAAGCCAATACCAACTAAGGGAACCATTGTtgaaggaggaggtggagagaACCAAAACATTACTCaaaaagcaagaagaagagTGGGCTTTGACAGGTTGCTCTATCATGACCGATGCTTGGACCGaccgaaaaaggagaagcattATGAACTTGTGCGTTAATTATAAGCAAGGgacttgttttctttcttcaaagGAAGATTCGGAGGTGTCACACACGGGGGTGTATATCTTTGACTATGTTGACAAGTTCATTGAAGATATAGGAGCACAAAATGTAGTTCAAGTAGTGACGGACAATGCATCCAACAATATGGCCGCGGCGGATTTGCTAAAGATCAAGAGGCCTAACATATTTTGGACCTCATGTGACACCCACACAATTAACCTCATGCTTGAAGGAATTGGTAAGCAATCCAAGTTTAAAGCAACTATTGATAAGGCCAAAGCGTTCACTATATTTGTTTATGCTCATCATAATACATTGGCGATGATGAGAAAATATACGAAGAAGAGAGACATAGTGAGGCCGGGTGTTACTCGATTTGCTACATCATTCTTGACTTTACAAAGTTTgatgaaaaagaaacaagaattgCGAGCGATGTTTAGTAGCAATGCATGGGGTGAGAGTAAATGGGCCAAGAGCCCAAAGGGAAAAACAGCATATGCTACTGTGATGAGTCAGGCATTTTGGAATGGCGTAACCTTATGCTTGAAAGTGTTTGGTCCGTTGGTGATAGTTCTTCGACTTGTTGATGGGGATCGTAAGCCCTCAATGGGCTTTGTGTATGGAGAGCtcacaaaagcaaaagaagagaTCAAAGCGGCATACAAGCAAGTTGAGACTAACTACCGGCCAATACTAGATGTCATTGATGGGAAAGCTAAGGGTCGGCTAGATAGTGCATTGCATTTGACAGCTTACTTTTTGAATCCTTTTTACTTCTTCAACAATTCTACCATTCAAGATGATCCTATCATTATGGATGGGGTTCTTACTTGTGTTGAAGCTTTCTTTCCCGATGATGTCAATGTTCAAGATGAAGTCATCAATCGAGAGTTGTTGAagtacaagaacaaagaaggtgGATTTGGAAGACCATTAGCCGCAATGGGATGTGCGACGAACAATGACTCTTATGATCCGGGTAAATAA